One window from the genome of Helicobacter pylori encodes:
- the motB gene encoding flagellar motor protein MotB, whose amino-acid sequence MAKKNKPTECPAGEKWAVPYADFLSLLLALFIALYAISAVNKSKVEALKTEFIKIFNYAPKPEAMQPVVVIPPDSGKEEEQMASESSKPASQNTETKATIARKGEGSVLEQIDQGSVLKLPSSLLFENATSDAINQDMMLYLERIAKIIQKLPKRVHINVRGFTDNTPLVKTRFKSHYELAANRAYRVMKVLMQYGVDPNQLSFSSYGSTNPIAPNDSLENRMKNNRVEIFFSTDANDLSKIHSILDEEFNPHKQQE is encoded by the coding sequence ATGGCTAAGAAAAACAAACCCACCGAATGCCCCGCCGGCGAGAAATGGGCGGTTCCTTATGCGGACTTTTTGTCGTTGTTGCTCGCGCTTTTTATCGCTCTTTATGCCATTTCAGCGGTCAATAAATCCAAAGTGGAAGCCTTAAAAACCGAATTCATTAAGATTTTTAATTACGCCCCTAAGCCAGAGGCGATGCAGCCGGTTGTAGTGATCCCGCCTGATTCAGGGAAAGAAGAAGAGCAAATGGCGAGCGAAAGCTCCAAACCGGCTTCGCAAAATACCGAAACAAAAGCCACTATCGCTCGCAAAGGCGAAGGCAGTGTTTTAGAGCAAATTGATCAAGGCTCTGTTTTAAAGCTCCCCTCTAGTTTGTTGTTTGAAAACGCCACTTCAGACGCTATCAATCAAGACATGATGCTTTATCTTGAACGGATCGCTAAAATCATTCAAAAACTCCCTAAAAGGGTGCATATCAATGTGAGAGGTTTTACGGATAATACGCCTTTAGTTAAAACCCGTTTTAAAAGCCACTATGAATTAGCCGCCAATCGCGCTTATAGGGTGATGAAAGTCCTTATGCAATACGGCGTGGATCCTAACCAATTGTCTTTTTCTTCTTATGGCTCTACCAACCCTATCGCGCCTAATGACTCCCTAGAAAACAGAATGAAAAACAATCGTGTGGAAATCTTTTTTTCAACCGATGCGAACGATTTGAGTAAAATCCATTCTATTTTAGATGAAGAATTCAATCCCCACAAACAGCAAGAATGA
- the uvrC gene encoding excinuclease ABC subunit UvrC yields MADLLSSLKNLSSSSGVYQYFDKNRQLLYIGKAKNLKKRIKSYFSIRNNEITPNHRASLRVQMMVKQIAFLETILVENEQDALILENSLIKQLKPKYNILLRDDKTYPYIYMDFSTDFPIPLITRKILKQPGVKYFGPFTSGAKDILDSLYELLPLVQKKNCIKDKKACMFYQIERCKAPCEDKITKEEYLKIAKECLEMIENKDRLIKELELKMERLSSNLRFEEALIYRDRIAKIQKIAPFTCMDLAKLYDLDIFAFYGGNNKAVLVKMFMRGGKIISSAFEKIHSLNGFDTDEAMKQAIINHYQSHLPLMPEQILLSACSNETLKELQEFISHQYSKKIALSIPKKGDKLALIEIAMKNAQEIFSQEKTSNEDLILEEARSLFNLECMPYRVEIFDTSHHSNSQCVGGMVVYENNAFQKNSYRRYHLKGSNEYAQMSELLTRRALDFAKEPPPNLWVIDGGRAQLNIALEVLKSSGSFVEVIAISKEKRDSKAYRSKGGAKDIIYTINNTFKLLPSDKRLQWVQKLRDESHRYAINFHRSTKLKNMKQIALLKEKGIGEASVKKLLDYFGSFEAIEKASEQEKNAVLKKRI; encoded by the coding sequence ATGGCTGATTTATTGTCCAGTTTGAAAAACCTTTCTAGTAGCAGTGGCGTGTATCAATATTTTGATAAAAACCGCCAATTACTCTACATCGGTAAGGCGAAAAATTTAAAAAAGCGCATCAAAAGCTATTTTTCTATCCGTAACAATGAAATCACGCCCAACCATCGCGCAAGCTTACGCGTCCAAATGATGGTCAAACAAATCGCTTTTTTAGAAACCATTTTAGTGGAAAACGAGCAAGACGCTTTGATTTTAGAAAATTCTTTGATCAAGCAGCTCAAGCCCAAATACAACATTCTTTTAAGAGACGATAAAACTTACCCTTATATTTATATGGATTTTTCCACTGACTTCCCTATCCCTTTAATCACACGAAAAATTTTAAAACAGCCTGGCGTTAAATATTTTGGCCCTTTTACAAGCGGGGCTAAGGATATTTTGGATAGCTTGTATGAATTGCTCCCGTTGGTTCAAAAGAAAAATTGCATCAAGGATAAAAAGGCATGCATGTTTTATCAAATAGAGCGTTGTAAAGCCCCATGCGAGGATAAAATCACCAAAGAAGAGTATTTAAAAATCGCTAAAGAATGTTTAGAAATGATTGAAAATAAAGACAGGCTCATCAAAGAGCTTGAATTGAAAATGGAGCGCCTTTCTAGTAACTTGCGTTTTGAAGAAGCCCTAATTTATAGGGACAGGATTGCAAAAATCCAAAAAATCGCCCCTTTCACTTGCATGGATTTAGCCAAACTCTACGATTTGGATATTTTTGCTTTTTATGGTGGGAACAACAAGGCGGTGTTAGTGAAAATGTTCATGCGTGGGGGTAAAATCATTTCTTCAGCGTTTGAAAAAATCCACTCCCTTAATGGGTTTGACACCGATGAGGCGATGAAACAAGCCATTATCAATCATTACCAATCGCATTTGCCTTTGATGCCTGAACAGATCTTATTGAGCGCTTGCTCTAATGAAACGCTTAAAGAATTGCAAGAGTTTATCTCTCATCAATATTCTAAAAAAATCGCTCTTAGCATTCCTAAAAAGGGCGATAAGCTCGCTTTAATAGAAATCGCTATGAAAAACGCTCAAGAGATTTTTAGCCAAGAAAAAACCTCTAATGAAGATCTGATTTTAGAAGAAGCGCGATCGCTCTTCAATTTAGAATGCATGCCTTATAGGGTGGAAATCTTTGACACAAGCCACCATTCAAACAGCCAATGCGTGGGGGGAATGGTCGTGTATGAAAATAACGCCTTCCAAAAAAACTCTTATCGGCGTTACCATTTAAAAGGCTCTAACGAATACGCTCAAATGAGCGAATTGCTCACCAGAAGGGCTTTAGACTTTGCTAAAGAGCCACCGCCTAATTTGTGGGTGATTGATGGAGGGAGGGCGCAATTAAACATCGCTTTAGAAGTTTTAAAAAGCAGCGGGAGTTTTGTAGAAGTGATCGCTATTTCTAAAGAAAAAAGGGATTCTAAGGCTTATCGCTCTAAAGGGGGCGCTAAAGACATTATCTATACGATTAATAATACTTTTAAATTGCTCCCTAGCGACAAACGCTTGCAATGGGTGCAAAAATTGCGCGATGAAAGCCACCGGTATGCGATAAACTTCCATAGATCCACTAAACTTAAAAACATGAAACAAATCGCTCTTTTAAAAGAAAAGGGCATAGGAGAAGCCAGCGTGAAAAAATTATTGGATTATTTTGGGAGTTTTGAAGCGATAGAAAAAGCGAGCGAGCAGGAAAAAAACGCCGTTTTAAAAAAACGAATTTAA
- a CDS encoding ATP-binding cassette domain-containing protein: protein MKEIVTIENVSFNYHNRAVFKDFNLSIEKGDFLCVLGESGSGKSTLLGLILGLLKPNLGSVKIFNETLSNNAFLRQKIGYIAQGNSLFSHLNAMQNMTFCLNLQGINKQAAQKEAKALALKMGLDESLMDKFPNELSGGQAQRVGIIRGIIHKPELILLDEPFSALDSLNRKNLQDLIKEIHQNSCATFIMVTHDEEEAQKLATKTLEIKALKQEQ from the coding sequence ATGAAAGAAATCGTTACAATAGAGAATGTGTCTTTTAACTACCACAATCGCGCTGTTTTTAAGGATTTCAATTTAAGCATTGAAAAAGGGGATTTTTTATGCGTTTTAGGGGAGAGCGGGAGCGGCAAAAGCACGCTTTTAGGCTTGATTTTAGGGCTTTTAAAACCTAATCTTGGGAGCGTTAAAATCTTTAATGAGACCCTTTCAAACAACGCTTTTTTACGCCAAAAAATAGGCTATATCGCTCAAGGCAATTCCTTATTTTCTCATTTAAACGCCATGCAAAACATGACCTTTTGCCTTAATTTACAAGGCATAAACAAACAAGCCGCTCAAAAAGAAGCCAAAGCCTTAGCGTTAAAAATGGGGTTAGATGAGAGCCTTATGGATAAATTCCCCAATGAATTGAGCGGGGGGCAAGCCCAAAGAGTGGGCATTATTAGGGGGATTATCCACAAGCCAGAACTCATTTTATTAGATGAGCCTTTTAGCGCTTTAGATAGTTTAAATCGTAAGAATTTGCAGGATCTCATCAAAGAAATACACCAAAATTCTTGCGCTACTTTCATTATGGTAACGCATGATGAGGAAGAGGCCCAAAAGTTAGCCACAAAAACCCTAGAAATCAAAGCCCTTAAACAAGAGCAATGA
- a CDS encoding YraN family protein: MRFLNNKHRAKGLKAEEEACGFLKTLGFEMIERNFFSQFGEIDIIALKKGVLHFIEVKSGENFDPIYAITPSKLKKMIKTIRCYLSQKDPNSDFCIDALIVKNGKFELLENITF, encoded by the coding sequence ATGCGCTTTTTGAATAACAAGCATAGGGCAAAGGGCTTGAAGGCTGAAGAAGAGGCTTGCGGGTTTTTAAAAACGCTGGGCTTTGAAATGATAGAGAGGAACTTTTTTTCACAATTTGGCGAAATTGATATTATCGCTTTGAAAAAAGGGGTTTTGCATTTCATTGAAGTCAAAAGCGGGGAAAATTTTGATCCCATTTATGCGATCACGCCGAGTAAATTAAAAAAGATGATTAAAACAATCCGCTGTTATTTGTCCCAAAAAGATCCCAATAGCGATTTTTGCATTGACGCCCTTATTGTGAAAAATGGTAAATTTGAGCTTTTAGAAAATATCACTTTTTAG
- a CDS encoding glycine betaine ABC transporter substrate-binding protein has protein sequence MLGMGVFKQLIKELYEWLLHSVDVVTQHLVAMVLKISVVKYLIKEFHDRFIYFIDLLAQHFIIVALSSLLVLVFGVLIGVFVFYNSKARAFLLPVVNFLYTIPSLALFALFIPVIGVGLKNALLVLVLYGLLPIVHSTYNALKEAREEVIKAAIGLGCNSKELFFRVHFLLAIPQILVGLRIAVVMLVAMAGIGALIGAGGLGQAIFRGLNTQNTTLLVAGSLIIALFSVLADKFVSVFQHENALQRLFSQNATQKQKRRVYTNLAVFLFLLLASALWLIPRNAIEEKPLVVATKPSSEQYILGEILSLLLEKHHIPIKRAFGIGGGTMNIHPALIRGDFDLYVEYTGTAWVNTLKNPLTQKVDFETIKKRYEKEFNLLWVGLLGFNNTYSLAISKEDAQKYAIETFSDLAFHSPNFDFGAEFDFFEREDAFKGLVKAYRFRFRSLHEMDINLRYKSFESHKINALDVFTTDAQIKELDLKVLKDDKGFFPNYQAGIVIRKETIKKYPEALKILEKLDSKISDEKMQDLNYQVEVLKKSPQIVAKDFLESLGL, from the coding sequence ATGCTAGGCATGGGCGTTTTTAAACAATTGATCAAAGAATTGTATGAGTGGTTGCTCCATTCTGTGGATGTGGTTACGCAACATTTAGTTGCTATGGTGTTAAAAATAAGCGTGGTAAAATATTTGATAAAAGAATTTCATGATCGCTTCATTTACTTTATAGACTTGCTCGCGCAACATTTTATCATCGTTGCGCTTTCTAGTCTTCTCGTTCTGGTGTTTGGGGTTTTGATTGGGGTTTTTGTGTTTTATAACTCAAAGGCTAGGGCGTTCTTGCTCCCTGTGGTGAATTTCCTCTACACCATCCCATCGCTTGCGTTATTCGCGTTATTCATTCCTGTGATTGGGGTGGGGTTAAAAAACGCGCTTTTAGTGTTGGTTTTATACGGCTTATTGCCCATTGTCCATAGCACTTATAACGCTTTAAAAGAGGCGCGAGAAGAGGTGATTAAGGCCGCTATTGGGCTAGGGTGTAACTCCAAAGAGTTGTTTTTTAGGGTGCATTTCTTGCTCGCTATCCCCCAAATTTTAGTGGGCTTAAGGATTGCAGTGGTGATGTTAGTGGCGATGGCTGGGATTGGGGCGCTCATTGGGGCTGGAGGCTTAGGGCAGGCGATTTTTAGAGGGCTAAACACGCAAAACACCACGCTTTTAGTGGCGGGTAGTTTGATTATTGCTCTTTTTAGTGTTTTAGCGGATAAATTTGTGAGCGTCTTTCAGCATGAAAACGCCTTACAACGCCTATTTTCTCAAAACGCCACCCAAAAACAAAAAAGAAGAGTTTATACTAATTTAGCGGTGTTTCTTTTTTTATTGCTAGCGAGCGCTTTATGGCTCATTCCTAGAAACGCCATAGAAGAAAAGCCCTTAGTCGTGGCCACAAAACCTAGCAGCGAGCAGTATATTTTGGGCGAGATTTTAAGCCTTTTGTTAGAAAAACACCACATTCCTATCAAGCGAGCGTTTGGCATTGGTGGGGGGACGATGAATATCCATCCGGCATTAATTAGGGGCGATTTTGATTTGTATGTGGAATATACCGGCACCGCTTGGGTGAATACGCTCAAAAACCCTTTGACTCAAAAAGTGGATTTTGAAACGATTAAAAAGCGTTATGAGAAGGAATTTAATCTTTTATGGGTGGGGCTTTTGGGCTTTAATAACACCTATTCTTTAGCGATTTCTAAAGAAGACGCTCAAAAATACGCGATTGAAACTTTCAGCGATTTAGCCTTTCATAGCCCGAATTTTGATTTTGGAGCGGAGTTTGACTTTTTTGAAAGAGAGGACGCTTTTAAGGGCTTAGTGAAAGCTTATCGCTTTCGTTTTAGAAGTTTGCATGAAATGGATATTAATTTGCGTTATAAAAGTTTTGAATCCCATAAAATCAACGCTTTAGATGTCTTCACCACAGACGCTCAAATCAAAGAATTGGATTTAAAGGTGCTTAAGGACGATAAAGGGTTTTTCCCTAATTATCAGGCCGGTATTGTTATAAGAAAAGAAACTATAAAAAAGTATCCTGAAGCGTTAAAAATCTTAGAAAAATTGGATTCAAAAATTAGCGATGAAAAAATGCAGGATTTAAACTATCAGGTGGAAGTGTTGAAAAAAAGCCCCCAAATCGTAGCTAAAGATTTTTTAGAAAGCTTAGGGTTATAA
- a CDS encoding homoserine dehydrogenase, producing the protein MKKRLNVGLVGLGCVGSAVAKILQENQEIIKDRAGVEIKIKKAVVRDVKKHKNYAFEISNDLESLIEDEEIDIIVELMGGVEAPYLLAKKTLAKQKAFVTANKAMLAYHRYELEQTAKNTPIGFEASVCGGIPIIKALKDGLSANHILSFKGILNGTSNYILSQMFKNQASFKDALKDAQHLGYAELNPEFDIKGIDAAHKLLILASLAYGIDAKLEEILIEGIEKIEPDDMEFAKEFGYNIKLLGIAKKHQDCIELRVHPSMIKNECMLSKVDGVMNAISVIGDKVGETLYYGAGAGGEPTASAVISDIIEIARKKSSLMLGFETPQKLPLKPKEEIQCAYYARLLVSDEKGVFSQISAILAQNDISFNNVLQKEIPHSNKAKILFSTHTTNEKSMLNALKELENLKSVLDTPKMIRLEN; encoded by the coding sequence ATGAAAAAAAGATTGAATGTAGGGCTTGTGGGTTTAGGGTGTGTGGGGAGCGCGGTCGCTAAAATCTTACAAGAAAATCAAGAAATCATCAAAGACAGAGCCGGCGTAGAAATTAAAATTAAAAAAGCGGTGGTGCGAGACGTGAAAAAACACAAAAACTATGCTTTTGAAATCAGCAATGATTTAGAAAGCTTGATAGAAGATGAAGAAATTGATATTATCGTGGAGCTTATGGGTGGGGTGGAAGCGCCTTATCTTTTAGCTAAAAAAACTTTAGCCAAGCAAAAAGCTTTCGTTACAGCCAATAAAGCCATGTTGGCGTACCACCGCTATGAATTAGAACAAACCGCTAAAAACACCCCCATAGGCTTTGAAGCGAGCGTGTGCGGGGGTATCCCTATTATCAAGGCTTTAAAAGACGGCTTGAGCGCTAATCACATCCTTTCTTTTAAAGGGATTTTAAACGGCACCAGCAATTACATTTTAAGCCAAATGTTTAAAAATCAAGCAAGCTTTAAGGACGCTTTGAAAGACGCCCAACATTTAGGCTATGCGGAATTAAACCCTGAATTTGACATTAAAGGCATTGATGCAGCGCACAAATTATTGATTTTAGCGTCTTTAGCCTATGGCATTGATGCGAAATTAGAAGAAATTTTAATTGAAGGCATTGAAAAAATAGAGCCAGACGACATGGAATTTGCTAAAGAATTTGGTTATAACATTAAACTTTTAGGCATCGCTAAAAAACACCAAGATTGCATTGAATTAAGGGTGCATCCAAGCATGATTAAAAATGAATGCATGCTCTCTAAAGTGGATGGGGTGATGAACGCTATAAGCGTTATAGGGGATAAGGTGGGCGAGACTTTGTATTATGGGGCTGGGGCTGGGGGAGAGCCTACCGCAAGCGCGGTCATTAGCGATATTATAGAAATTGCAAGGAAAAAAAGCTCTCTAATGCTAGGCTTTGAAACCCCTCAAAAACTCCCCCTAAAACCCAAAGAAGAAATCCAATGCGCTTATTATGCGCGTTTGTTGGTGAGCGATGAAAAAGGGGTTTTTTCTCAAATTAGCGCGATTTTAGCCCAAAATGATATTTCGTTCAACAATGTCTTACAAAAAGAAATCCCGCATTCCAACAAGGCTAAAATCTTATTTTCCACGCACACCACCAACGAAAAATCTATGTTAAACGCCCTTAAAGAGCTTGAAAATCTAAAAAGCGTGCTAGACACCCCTAAAATGATCCGTTTGGAAAATTGA